One Streptococcus sp. zg-86 DNA window includes the following coding sequences:
- a CDS encoding ATP-dependent Clp protease ATP-binding subunit — MRFSKGLQRAYEDAQFIGQRYMCNYLETWHLLLAFVINPDTIAGAVLAEYPADIADYEQATRLVTERSYREELEDFTVLQTSKRLDEVARFAKKIAEVVKAKQVGTEHIFLAMLLDKRSVASQILDKAGFHFEDSENKVRFIDLRKNLEAKAGFSKEDLKAIRSMMKSGRANRPTMANMMGMPPAPQTGGLEDYTRDLTSLARAGQIEPVIGRESEISRMIQVLSRKTKNNPVLVGDAGVGKTALALGLAQRVADGAVPASLSKMRVLELDLMNVIAGTRFRGDFEERMNNIINDIEEDGNVILFIDELHTIMGSGSGIDSTLDAANILKPALARGTLRTVGATTQDEYQKHIEKDAALSRRFAKVTVDEPSVADSIAILQGLKQAYERHHNIQITEEAVRTAVLFAKRYLTSKNLPDSAIDLLDEASATVQNQQKVSGKQSELSAADQALMDGKHKTVSQLLVKELEEENREILGDAQVTEEDVLLTLSRLSGIPVAKLSQTDVKKYLNLEAELHKRVIGQDAAISAVSRAIRRNQSGIRTGKRPIGSFMFLGPTGVGKTELAKALAEVLFDDESALIRFDMSEYMEKFAASRLNGAPPGYVGYEEGGELTEKVRNKPYAVLLFDEVEKAHPDTFNLLLQVLDDGVLTDSKGRKVDFSNTLIIMTSNLGATALRDDKTVGFGALDLSQSQEHVEKRIFEELKKAYRPEFINRIDEKIVFHSLSDHDMQEVVKVMIRPLQAVMDEKGIQFKIQPSALKLLAKEGYDREMGARPLRRVIQKKVEDPLAEMLLRGELQSGSTLKIGVKAGELKFDSSR; from the coding sequence ATGAGATTTTCAAAAGGATTACAACGCGCCTATGAGGATGCACAGTTCATTGGACAACGCTACATGTGTAACTATTTAGAAACCTGGCATTTATTATTGGCTTTTGTCATCAATCCAGATACAATTGCGGGAGCTGTTTTGGCAGAATACCCAGCGGATATTGCAGATTATGAGCAGGCGACTCGCTTGGTAACAGAGCGTAGCTATCGTGAAGAATTAGAAGATTTTACGGTATTGCAAACCTCAAAGCGTTTGGATGAGGTAGCGCGGTTTGCTAAAAAGATTGCGGAAGTTGTAAAGGCTAAGCAAGTGGGAACAGAGCATATCTTTCTAGCAATGTTGCTTGATAAACGGTCAGTTGCTTCACAAATTTTGGATAAGGCCGGTTTTCATTTTGAAGATTCGGAGAATAAGGTTCGCTTTATTGACTTACGGAAGAATTTGGAAGCTAAGGCTGGATTTTCAAAGGAAGATTTAAAAGCCATTCGTAGTATGATGAAAAGTGGTCGTGCTAATCGTCCAACTATGGCCAATATGATGGGCATGCCGCCAGCACCGCAGACGGGTGGTTTAGAAGACTATACACGAGATTTGACTTCCTTAGCTCGTGCAGGACAGATCGAGCCAGTAATTGGTCGGGAGTCAGAAATTTCTCGAATGATTCAGGTTCTATCTCGTAAGACCAAGAATAATCCTGTCTTAGTAGGAGATGCAGGTGTTGGGAAAACAGCCTTGGCATTGGGGTTGGCACAGCGAGTGGCAGATGGAGCAGTGCCAGCTAGTCTAAGTAAGATGCGGGTCTTGGAATTGGACTTGATGAATGTCATTGCAGGAACGCGGTTTCGTGGCGATTTTGAGGAGCGGATGAACAATATCATCAACGATATTGAAGAAGATGGGAATGTTATCCTCTTTATTGATGAGCTACATACGATTATGGGGTCAGGTAGCGGAATTGATTCGACCTTAGATGCAGCCAATATCCTAAAACCAGCTCTTGCACGGGGAACCTTGCGAACAGTTGGTGCAACGACCCAAGATGAATACCAAAAGCATATTGAAAAAGATGCAGCCCTGTCTCGTCGATTTGCGAAGGTGACAGTAGATGAACCAAGTGTGGCAGATAGTATTGCTATTTTACAAGGTTTAAAACAGGCTTATGAACGCCACCATAACATTCAGATTACAGAGGAAGCTGTTCGTACGGCTGTGCTGTTTGCTAAACGGTATCTGACCAGCAAAAATTTGCCAGACTCAGCGATTGATTTACTTGATGAAGCAAGTGCAACGGTGCAAAATCAGCAAAAAGTTAGTGGCAAACAGTCTGAATTGTCTGCGGCTGATCAGGCATTGATGGATGGAAAACACAAGACAGTCAGTCAACTGTTAGTTAAGGAATTGGAGGAAGAAAACCGAGAAATACTGGGAGATGCCCAAGTGACAGAAGAAGATGTCTTGTTAACCCTTAGTCGCTTATCTGGTATTCCAGTTGCAAAGTTGAGCCAGACAGATGTGAAAAAATATTTGAATTTAGAAGCTGAATTGCACAAGCGTGTGATTGGCCAAGATGCTGCTATTTCTGCAGTTAGTCGGGCGATTCGACGCAATCAATCTGGTATTCGGACAGGCAAGCGCCCTATTGGTTCCTTTATGTTCTTAGGACCTACGGGGGTCGGAAAAACAGAGTTGGCAAAGGCTTTGGCTGAAGTATTATTCGACGACGAATCGGCTCTCATTCGTTTTGATATGAGTGAGTATATGGAAAAATTTGCGGCTAGTCGCTTAAATGGTGCTCCTCCTGGTTATGTTGGCTATGAAGAAGGCGGTGAGCTAACCGAAAAAGTCCGCAACAAACCTTATGCCGTTCTGTTATTTGATGAGGTTGAAAAAGCACATCCAGACACCTTTAATCTTTTGCTGCAGGTATTAGATGATGGTGTCTTGACAGATAGTAAGGGACGAAAGGTTGATTTTTCGAATACCCTCATCATTATGACATCTAACCTTGGGGCAACAGCTTTGCGTGATGATAAGACAGTTGGTTTTGGTGCACTTGATTTGTCTCAGAGTCAAGAGCACGTTGAAAAACGTATTTTTGAAGAGTTGAAAAAAGCGTACCGACCAGAATTTATCAACCGAATTGATGAGAAGATTGTCTTCCATAGTCTGAGTGATCACGATATGCAAGAAGTGGTGAAAGTGATGATTCGGCCCCTTCAAGCAGTTATGGATGAAAAAGGTATTCAGTTCAAGATACAGCCTTCTGCATTGAAATTACTAGCAAAAGAAGGTTATGATAGAGAAATGGGCGCGCGACCACTCCGTCGTGTTATCCAAAAGAAAGTCGAAGATCCATTAGCAGAAATGCTGCTACGTGGGGAATTACAGAGTGGCAGTACACTAAAAATTGGTGTAAAAGCTGGCGAATTAAAATTCGATAGTAGTCGATAA
- a CDS encoding CtsR family transcriptional regulator, with amino-acid sequence MAMKNTSDYIEEHIKAILEQVSVAELRRSELASRFEVVPSQINYVIKTRFTASRGYIVESKRGGGGYIRIGRVTFSDKHELVRDLLHNMGKEVSGTVFADILQLLFDEQLMTEREGNLLLSIGSDEVLGTDAAAIRARMLRQLLRRLDRKED; translated from the coding sequence ATGGCGATGAAAAATACATCTGATTATATTGAAGAGCATATCAAGGCGATTTTAGAACAGGTAAGTGTAGCAGAGTTGCGTAGGAGTGAATTGGCCAGTCGGTTTGAAGTCGTACCAAGTCAGATTAATTATGTGATTAAGACACGGTTTACGGCTAGTCGTGGCTATATCGTCGAAAGTAAGCGTGGTGGCGGTGGCTACATCCGCATTGGTCGTGTCACCTTCTCAGACAAGCATGAGTTAGTGCGCGATTTACTACATAATATGGGGAAAGAAGTATCTGGGACCGTTTTTGCGGACATTTTACAGCTCTTATTTGATGAGCAGTTGATGACGGAGCGAGAAGGCAATCTCTTGTTGTCAATTGGTAGTGATGAAGTGCTAGGAACAGATGCAGCTGCTATTCGTGCAAGGATGCTACGACAACTATTACGACGATTGGATAGGAAAGAGGATTAG
- the traF gene encoding conjugal transfer protein TraF, whose translation MMFTNSFQELVQDFTAISIEEAERLLTQEEQAILFLGRATCPYCQRFVPKLHSVAQAAGLTVYFIDSSNPDPQLQELRQRYQAVTVPALLYSGATGVQVRCDSSMTEEEIHHFLAG comes from the coding sequence ATGATGTTTACCAATTCATTTCAAGAACTCGTACAAGATTTTACAGCAATTTCTATCGAAGAAGCTGAACGTTTACTCACGCAGGAAGAACAAGCCATTCTCTTTTTGGGGCGTGCGACCTGCCCTTATTGCCAACGCTTTGTACCAAAACTCCATAGCGTTGCACAAGCTGCTGGATTAACCGTCTATTTTATCGACAGCTCTAATCCTGACCCACAACTCCAAGAACTTCGTCAGCGCTACCAAGCCGTTACGGTTCCAGCCCTCTTATATTCAGGTGCAACAGGTGTTCAGGTTCGCTGTGACAGTTCCATGACGGAAGAAGAAATCCATCACTTTTTAGCAGGCTAA
- a CDS encoding GNAT family acetyltransferase, with the protein MTALQFQFQTDSVTLYHKNQSIGTIHFKENPYHNQNIYLNFQLKQYDISLAPSLFQAILQHTKRPLQVMLDSADQTLIAFLEAGGFTCLRKCYEMEVSVQDYLGNPAPIQFQMAEQTENIYYRCCNLLLNHYQERHKAISPFTGEKDEFFKELPSTVYYHIEKDDITCLAFLDGNEIAYLWGKSTDCLQPFLNQLIPYLFQQYSSITFEADDVDPCAMTLKSLFTDVTDEHWDTYILR; encoded by the coding sequence ATGACAGCTTTACAATTCCAGTTTCAGACCGATTCTGTAACCCTCTACCACAAAAATCAATCGATTGGCACAATCCATTTCAAGGAAAATCCGTATCACAACCAAAATATTTATCTAAATTTTCAGTTGAAGCAGTACGATATAAGCCTTGCTCCTTCACTTTTCCAAGCCATTCTCCAGCATACCAAGCGCCCTTTGCAGGTCATGCTTGATTCTGCAGACCAGACCCTCATCGCTTTTTTAGAGGCAGGAGGTTTTACATGCTTGCGGAAATGCTATGAAATGGAAGTTAGTGTGCAAGATTACCTTGGAAATCCTGCCCCCATTCAATTTCAAATGGCAGAACAAACGGAAAACATCTATTATCGTTGTTGCAATCTATTGCTGAATCATTATCAGGAAAGGCATAAGGCAATCAGTCCATTTACAGGAGAGAAAGACGAGTTTTTCAAGGAACTTCCTTCCACTGTTTACTATCACATTGAAAAAGACGATATCACTTGTCTCGCTTTTCTTGACGGAAATGAAATTGCCTATCTTTGGGGAAAAAGCACAGACTGCCTCCAACCCTTTCTCAATCAACTGATTCCCTACCTCTTTCAGCAATATAGCTCCATTACCTTTGAAGCAGATGATGTGGATCCCTGTGCAATGACACTTAAATCACTCTTTACAGATGTCACAGATGAACATTGGGATACTTATATCCTACGATAA
- the tsf gene encoding translation elongation factor Ts, translated as MAEITAKLVKELREKSGAGVMDAKKALVEVDGDIEKAIELLREKGMAKAAKKADRVAAEGLTGVYVDGNVAAVVEVNAETDFVAKNAQFVELVNETAKVIAEGKPANNEEALALTMPSGETLEAAYVNATATIGEKISFRRFALIEKTDAQAFGAYQHNGGRIGVISVIEGGDETLAKQVSMHIAAMKPTVLSYKELDEQFVKDELAQLNHKIEQDNESRAMVGKPALPFLKYGSKAQLSDDVIAQAEEDIKAELAAEGKPEKIWDKILPGKMDRFMLDNTKVDQAYTLLAQVYIMDDSKTVEAYLDSVNASVVTFARFEVGEGIEKAANDFESEVAATMAAALGK; from the coding sequence ATGGCAGAAATTACAGCTAAGCTTGTAAAAGAATTGCGTGAAAAATCTGGTGCTGGTGTCATGGACGCGAAGAAAGCCCTTGTTGAAGTAGATGGTGACATCGAAAAAGCAATTGAGTTGCTTCGTGAAAAGGGAATGGCAAAAGCAGCTAAGAAAGCTGATCGTGTAGCAGCAGAAGGTTTGACTGGTGTTTACGTAGATGGAAATGTAGCAGCAGTTGTTGAGGTCAACGCTGAAACTGACTTCGTTGCGAAAAATGCTCAATTCGTTGAATTGGTAAACGAAACAGCTAAAGTAATCGCAGAAGGCAAACCAGCTAACAACGAAGAAGCACTTGCACTTACAATGCCTTCAGGTGAAACGCTTGAAGCAGCTTACGTAAATGCAACTGCGACAATCGGAGAAAAAATCTCATTCCGTCGTTTTGCCTTGATTGAAAAAACAGATGCGCAAGCATTTGGTGCGTACCAACACAATGGTGGGCGCATCGGAGTTATCTCTGTCATCGAAGGTGGCGATGAAACACTTGCAAAACAAGTATCAATGCACATCGCTGCGATGAAACCAACTGTTCTTTCATACAAAGAATTGGATGAGCAATTCGTGAAAGATGAATTGGCACAATTGAACCACAAAATTGAACAAGACAATGAAAGCCGTGCAATGGTTGGTAAACCAGCCCTTCCATTCTTGAAATATGGATCAAAAGCACAATTGTCTGACGATGTAATTGCTCAAGCAGAAGAAGACATCAAAGCAGAACTTGCTGCTGAAGGCAAACCAGAAAAAATCTGGGATAAAATCCTTCCAGGTAAAATGGATCGCTTTATGCTTGACAATACAAAAGTTGACCAAGCATACACACTCCTTGCACAAGTTTACATCATGGATGATAGCAAGACAGTTGAAGCCTACCTTGACTCAGTAAACGCTAGCGTTGTAACATTTGCTCGTTTCGAAGTGGGTGAAGGAATTGAAAAAGCAGCGAACGACTTTGAATCAGAAGTTGCTGCTACAATGGCTGCGGCTCTTGGTAAATAA
- the rpsB gene encoding 30S ribosomal protein S2 gives MAVISMKQLLEAGVHFGHQTRRWNPKMAKYIFTERNGIHVIDLQQTVKLADQAYDFIRDAAANDAVILFVGTKKQAAEAVKDEAIRSGQYFINHRWLGGTLTNWGTIQKRIARLKEINRMEEEGTFDVLPKKEVALLNKQRARLEKFLGGIADMPRIPDVMFVVDPHKEQIAVKEAKKLGIPVVAMVDTNTDPDDIDVIIPANDDAIRAVKLITAKMADAIIEGRQGEDSVESVEAELAATETEATSIEEIVEVVEGDNN, from the coding sequence ATGGCAGTAATTTCAATGAAACAACTTCTTGAGGCTGGTGTTCACTTTGGTCACCAAACTCGTCGCTGGAACCCTAAGATGGCAAAATACATCTTTACAGAGCGTAACGGTATCCACGTTATCGACCTTCAACAAACTGTAAAATTAGCTGATCAAGCATACGATTTTATCCGTGATGCAGCAGCAAACGATGCAGTTATCTTGTTCGTTGGTACGAAAAAACAAGCTGCAGAAGCAGTGAAAGACGAAGCTATCCGTTCTGGTCAATACTTCATCAACCACCGTTGGTTGGGTGGAACTCTTACAAACTGGGGAACAATTCAAAAACGTATCGCTCGTTTGAAAGAAATCAACCGTATGGAAGAAGAAGGAACATTTGACGTTCTTCCTAAGAAAGAAGTAGCATTGTTGAATAAACAACGTGCTCGTCTTGAAAAATTCTTGGGTGGTATTGCAGATATGCCACGTATTCCAGATGTTATGTTCGTTGTTGACCCGCATAAAGAGCAAATCGCTGTTAAAGAAGCGAAAAAATTGGGTATCCCAGTTGTTGCGATGGTTGACACAAACACTGACCCAGATGATATCGATGTTATCATCCCAGCAAACGATGATGCAATCCGCGCTGTTAAATTGATCACTGCGAAAATGGCTGATGCAATTATCGAAGGTCGTCAAGGTGAAGATAGCGTTGAATCAGTAGAAGCAGAATTGGCAGCTACTGAAACCGAAGCAACATCTATCGAAGAAATCGTTGAAGTTGTAGAAGGCGACAACAATTAA
- a CDS encoding DUF4298 domain-containing protein encodes MEEILNQAETVLTNVEQSLEIFEQFQPSLASLFAYYESKEWMRHYQMDEAEQLPKDMARGVLSEDAVYNTIARHRELMKKMKELGNKDHSSI; translated from the coding sequence ATGGAAGAAATCTTAAACCAAGCAGAAACAGTATTGACAAATGTGGAGCAGTCTTTAGAGATATTTGAGCAGTTTCAACCTAGCTTAGCTAGCTTATTTGCCTATTATGAAAGCAAGGAATGGATGCGTCACTATCAAATGGATGAGGCAGAACAACTCCCAAAAGATATGGCGCGTGGTGTATTGTCAGAAGATGCTGTCTATAATACCATAGCTCGTCATCGTGAGCTGATGAAGAAGATGAAAGAGCTAGGAAATAAAGATCATTCCTCTATATAG
- the nusG gene encoding transcription termination/antitermination protein NusG, translating to MLDSFDKGWFVLQTYSGYENKVKENLLQRAHTYNMLENILRVEIPTQTVQVEKNGEVKEVEENRFPGYVLVEMVMTDEAWFVVRNTPNVTGFVGSHGNRSKPTPLLEEEIRQILVSMGQTVQEFDIDVKVGDTVRIIDGAFTDYTGKITEIDNNKVKMVISMFGNDTIAEVNLSQIAEL from the coding sequence ATGTTAGATAGTTTTGATAAAGGCTGGTTTGTACTTCAAACCTATTCAGGATATGAGAATAAGGTCAAAGAAAACCTTCTTCAACGAGCGCATACCTATAATATGCTTGAAAATATCCTTCGTGTGGAAATCCCTACTCAGACTGTCCAAGTGGAAAAAAATGGGGAAGTCAAAGAAGTAGAAGAAAATCGTTTCCCAGGGTATGTCTTGGTCGAAATGGTCATGACAGATGAAGCCTGGTTTGTTGTGCGGAATACACCAAACGTTACAGGATTTGTCGGGTCACATGGGAATCGTTCAAAACCAACACCACTTTTGGAAGAAGAAATTCGCCAAATTCTAGTGTCTATGGGACAAACCGTTCAAGAATTTGACATTGATGTCAAGGTGGGGGATACGGTTCGAATCATCGACGGAGCCTTTACGGACTATACAGGAAAAATTACTGAAATTGACAATAATAAGGTAAAAATGGTCATTTCTATGTTCGGAAATGATACGATTGCCGAAGTGAATTTGAGCCAAATCGCAGAATTGTAA
- the secE gene encoding preprotein translocase subunit SecE: protein MKFLKDIVRILKDTTWPTKRQSWKDFMSVIQYTAFFVAIIYLFDLVLSRGIISLINLF, encoded by the coding sequence GTGAAATTTTTAAAAGATATTGTCCGGATTTTAAAAGATACGACTTGGCCAACAAAAAGACAGAGCTGGAAAGATTTTATGTCAGTGATTCAGTATACCGCCTTTTTCGTAGCAATTATTTACCTATTTGACCTTGTCTTATCTCGAGGGATTATCAGCCTCATCAATCTTTTCTAG
- the rpmG gene encoding 50S ribosomal protein L33, translating into MALKKASLACAVCGSRNYSIKLSSNPKPTRLEVNKYCKHCGQYTVHKETR; encoded by the coding sequence ATGGCACTGAAAAAAGCAAGCCTAGCGTGTGCAGTCTGTGGATCGCGTAATTATTCAATCAAACTCTCTAGCAATCCTAAGCCGACACGATTAGAAGTAAATAAATATTGTAAACATTGTGGTCAATATACGGTCCACAAGGAAACCAGATAG
- the pbp2a gene encoding penicillin-binding protein PBP2A: protein MDEYDVREDQDRLTEGHQMRRSRRKMTEGEAKPKKISHIPEPIRRFWRRYQLTKIFLIILGLLVLTVGGYLFFLAKTANVGDLQAALKATTVIYDKDGNEAGALSGQKGTYIELDAISPNLQQAVVATEDRTFYKNSGINYKRTLLAVLTLGKSGGGSTITQQLAKNAFLTQDQTISRKAREYFLALEINKKYSKEEILTMYLNNAYFGNGVWGVEDASQKYFGTSASQLTVEQAATIAGMLKGPEIYNPYYSIEYATNRRNTVLQAMVDAGYLDQATADTDAQIDISSQLHDTYGGRQSNYSYPSYFDAVVAEAINQYGLKESDIINNGYRIYTELDQNSQASMQLIYNDESLFPSSAYDGSYAQSASVAMDPKTGGVRALVGRVNSSEDVAFRQFNFATQSERSPGSVIKPLVAYTPAVVAGWSIDKELDNHTETYGTYTLHNFDHSTSETIPMYQALAMSYNLPAVAAVNALGLDKAFEYGKKFGLNMDKVDPVLGVAIGSGVSTNPLEMAQAYSTFANGGVMKDAHLITRIETASGKVLVQHKESSKRVIDQSVADKMTSMMLGTFTNGTGASAAVYDYTMAGKTGTTETSFHPDLINDQWVIGYTPDLVISQWIGFEKTDEQHYIDGNNFWMAANVFQTVAASLLPNTAGTDFTVENAYVQNGIVSSSQSNPLSTIGNYQEQINDIKNKAQDLLEQTKQEIVDAQLPERAKTLWDNLKSWFE, encoded by the coding sequence ATGGACGAATACGATGTGAGAGAAGATCAGGATCGGCTTACAGAAGGTCACCAGATGCGCCGCAGTCGCCGCAAAATGACAGAGGGTGAAGCAAAACCAAAGAAAATATCCCACATTCCCGAACCGATCCGTCGGTTTTGGCGCCGCTATCAGCTAACGAAGATTTTTTTGATTATCCTTGGACTGCTCGTCTTAACAGTGGGAGGTTATTTGTTTTTCCTAGCAAAAACGGCGAATGTTGGCGACTTGCAGGCTGCTTTAAAAGCGACAACTGTCATTTATGATAAGGATGGCAATGAAGCAGGTGCCTTGTCTGGTCAAAAAGGGACCTATATAGAGCTAGATGCCATTAGTCCGAATTTGCAACAGGCTGTTGTTGCGACTGAAGACCGCACCTTTTATAAAAATTCAGGTATCAACTATAAGCGAACTCTTCTTGCGGTATTGACCCTTGGAAAATCTGGTGGTGGCTCAACCATTACTCAGCAGCTGGCCAAAAATGCCTTTCTTACCCAAGACCAGACCATTAGTCGAAAGGCACGCGAGTATTTCCTTGCTCTTGAGATTAACAAAAAGTATAGCAAGGAAGAAATTCTCACCATGTACCTAAATAATGCTTATTTTGGGAATGGTGTCTGGGGCGTTGAAGATGCTAGCCAGAAATACTTTGGGACATCAGCCAGTCAACTAACAGTAGAACAAGCAGCAACTATTGCCGGGATGTTAAAAGGCCCTGAGATTTACAATCCTTACTATTCGATTGAATATGCCACTAACAGGAGAAATACCGTCCTTCAAGCGATGGTTGATGCGGGTTATCTTGATCAAGCGACTGCTGATACTGACGCGCAGATTGATATTAGCAGCCAATTACATGACACCTATGGAGGCAGGCAGAGCAATTATAGCTACCCTTCTTATTTCGATGCGGTTGTGGCAGAAGCCATTAACCAGTATGGTTTAAAAGAGAGCGATATTATCAACAATGGCTATCGGATTTATACAGAGTTAGACCAAAATTCGCAGGCCAGCATGCAGCTGATTTACAATGATGAAAGCCTCTTTCCAAGTTCAGCCTATGATGGATCGTATGCGCAATCTGCAAGTGTTGCTATGGATCCGAAAACGGGTGGCGTTCGTGCCTTAGTGGGACGGGTAAATAGCTCAGAGGATGTAGCCTTTCGTCAGTTTAACTTTGCGACCCAATCAGAGCGAAGTCCGGGTTCTGTGATTAAGCCGCTGGTTGCCTACACTCCTGCTGTGGTAGCTGGCTGGTCCATTGACAAGGAGTTAGATAATCATACAGAAACCTATGGCACCTATACCTTGCATAATTTTGATCATTCTACATCAGAGACGATTCCGATGTACCAGGCGCTTGCTATGTCTTATAATCTGCCAGCTGTAGCAGCTGTTAATGCATTAGGGCTTGACAAGGCCTTTGAGTATGGGAAAAAATTTGGTCTCAATATGGATAAGGTCGATCCTGTTTTGGGAGTGGCTATCGGAAGTGGAGTATCGACCAACCCCCTTGAGATGGCTCAAGCCTATTCTACTTTTGCCAATGGTGGGGTTATGAAAGATGCTCACTTGATTACCCGTATTGAAACGGCTAGTGGAAAGGTATTGGTTCAACACAAAGAATCAAGCAAACGTGTTATTGACCAATCCGTAGCAGACAAAATGACCTCCATGATGCTAGGGACCTTTACCAATGGAACAGGAGCTAGTGCAGCCGTTTATGACTATACTATGGCTGGTAAAACAGGAACAACGGAAACAAGCTTTCATCCGGACTTAATCAATGATCAGTGGGTGATTGGCTACACTCCCGACCTTGTGATCAGTCAATGGATTGGATTTGAAAAGACCGATGAACAACACTACATTGATGGCAATAATTTCTGGATGGCTGCCAACGTCTTTCAAACAGTAGCGGCTTCTCTCTTGCCAAATACAGCAGGGACGGACTTCACAGTTGAAAACGCCTATGTTCAAAATGGTATTGTTTCTTCAAGCCAGTCAAATCCCCTGTCAACTATTGGGAATTACCAAGAACAGATCAATGATATCAAAAATAAAGCCCAAGACTTGCTGGAGCAAACCAAGCAAGAAATCGTGGATGCACAACTGCCAGAACGGGCAAAGACTCTCTGGGATAACCTAAAGAGTTGGTTTGAGTAG
- a CDS encoding NAD(P)/FAD-dependent oxidoreductase — protein sequence MTELYDITIIGGGPVGLFTAFYAHLRQAKVKIIDSLPQLGGQPAILYPEKKMLDIPAFPHLTGQELTDNLLAQLTPFETSICLNETVIGIEQGEQFTITTSKGKHASKAVIIAMGGGAFKPRPLEIEQADAFENIHYHVANIQQYADQNVVVLGGGDSAVDWSLAFHHLANTTHIVHRRDNFRAMEHSVEALKASDVTIHTPYVPKALQGENGQATAIEFAKVKSEETLTLPFDHLFVNYGFKSSVGSLKEWGLDLQRNRILVNSKQETSIPGIYAVGDCCFYDGKVDLIATGLGEAPTAVNNAMHFINPTEKVQPKHSSSL from the coding sequence ATGACTGAACTATATGATATTACCATTATCGGAGGGGGCCCTGTCGGCTTATTTACCGCGTTTTATGCGCATTTACGTCAGGCCAAGGTAAAAATTATTGACTCACTTCCCCAACTAGGTGGCCAACCTGCTATTCTATATCCTGAAAAAAAGATGTTAGATATTCCAGCTTTTCCACATTTGACAGGACAGGAACTAACAGATAATCTTCTAGCCCAACTTACACCATTTGAAACTAGTATTTGCCTCAACGAAACGGTGATTGGGATTGAGCAAGGCGAGCAGTTTACCATTACAACATCAAAGGGCAAACACGCTTCTAAAGCCGTTATTATTGCCATGGGAGGCGGTGCTTTCAAGCCACGTCCGCTAGAAATCGAACAGGCTGATGCCTTTGAAAATATCCACTATCATGTAGCCAATATCCAGCAATATGCGGATCAAAATGTAGTCGTCCTTGGTGGTGGGGATTCTGCGGTTGACTGGTCACTTGCCTTTCATCATCTGGCAAATACGACTCACATTGTTCACCGCAGGGACAATTTCCGGGCTATGGAGCATAGTGTTGAAGCCCTAAAAGCATCAGATGTTACGATTCATACACCATACGTTCCAAAAGCACTTCAGGGAGAAAATGGACAGGCGACAGCGATTGAATTTGCCAAGGTCAAAAGCGAAGAAACTCTGACCTTGCCTTTTGACCACCTCTTTGTCAACTATGGTTTCAAGTCTTCCGTCGGTAGTTTGAAAGAATGGGGGTTGGATTTACAACGCAATCGGATCTTAGTCAATAGCAAGCAAGAAACGTCTATCCCTGGGATTTATGCAGTTGGAGACTGTTGCTTCTACGATGGAAAGGTTGACTTGATTGCGACAGGATTAGGTGAAGCGCCAACTGCTGTTAACAATGCCATGCACTTTATCAATCCCACTGAAAAGGTGCAACCAAAGCACTCCTCTAGTTTATAA